The sequence below is a genomic window from Dioscorea cayenensis subsp. rotundata cultivar TDr96_F1 chromosome 6, TDr96_F1_v2_PseudoChromosome.rev07_lg8_w22 25.fasta, whole genome shotgun sequence.
attttccgcCATTTTAGTcactctaatataaaatctgcctttttggtccttgtatttgcacatttttgtcCTTTAGTTATAGAatccgcccttttagtcctcttatttacacattttcatctttttttgtcCCTTTAATTCATCAACTGGAAGGACCAAAATGACAGATCtgtcaattagagggaccaaaaaaacaaaaatgtgaaaatacgaggaccaaaaagacggattttatattagagggattaaAAGGACGGAAAACGTAAAATAGAGGaaccattttaatattttaacctAATATATATGAGGTTGAGTTTTATTAGAACATCCCCGGACAACATCATCTGGGCCGTCGCTTATCTAATCACCGCGGCCCTCCCTTTTCCCACCCACCACAAACACACATGTTCTTTCTCCCCCTAATTCACTCAAAAATCCTCTAAAAATCTctcattttttgaatttaaattaaataaaattacaaaaattatccCTATCTTATTCTCTCAGATGATCATCGAGTCTAGATAGGGATGGCAGACGGGTAGAGtgatgggtagggtatgccaaaaacCCTTACCCTGCACCagtaacccctaccccatacccgtactCTTACCCTGCACCCCTTGCAGgtaaaaaatcatacccttacccataCTCGAGAGTACTGGGTATACCCAGCAGGGTACCCAgctacccgttgttcaaattatcgaattaaatttaaataataataaaaaaataaattaattatacattatattacaatcttttaaacacatccataaattcaaaaattacaagttgatatatatttgctttatcttaaattatataatcacataaaaaaatgatgtctatttaggactcaatggtaactctacctttttgtttttgttcatgtttaaccatcttggtttttgtttaaaattttttcatatatctactatttatattttatatagcttcaaattttataaatatctagtaatattttgaatataaaaaacattataagtaattctcataagttatatccaattgattttttattagtatcttatttttcatgatgttctaataatttttatatttgtttattttttaatttaattatgattcttaatatatatctaaaattcaattttgataataatatcaaatataaatatagaaattaaataaaatttaaaataatatattaagagaaaatttgaagtattattttcaaattaatcactatgaaaatagatattgagtaaattgtgagtaaatgtttagttttataaaaaattatatatatatatatatatatatatgagagggtaagggaTGCAGGTGCGGGTTTTCacccgtaccctcttcaacgggtaaggagTAAGGGGTAAGAGTGCAGGGTaggggtaggggcatacccttacccgaccctGCACTCGCTCAAAAACTAACAGGGTATCAGTGACTCGTGCAGTGcacggtcaaagagggtaataccctctttgaccgggatCTGGATCGTGATACTCCATCGAGtgagggtacaaattgccatctctagtgCTAGATGCATTTTTAGTActctataaaaatattaaaaagacaTAATTGGGTGAAAGAATAATACTTCATTTATCTGATTATAagtgtttatattaattatttttacggAAGGGAAGAAAAgtagttaaatttaaaaattacatgaatatttagtttttttttccattttatctatttattttttcatccatttggatttgtatttaAGGTGACAATAGTGAAATATAACgcattttaaaaagtttataagattaaattttgaaattaatatttaaattatgtactatgtatataaataatttaaaacacgAAAACTTGAAATGGACCCTAACAATGGCACAGGGGAGCAAAGACtaacaattaaatgaaaaaagaatCAATGAATCCTATGATCAAAATCCAAATTCAGTGGGAATTTTTAGTTAACTTTCAATAGGATTGTAAATAGAAAGTTTCCTTGTTTTATATGTTTCTTAGTTGTTGTGAAggcattataaaattattaattttaatttcatttcctTGTGTCTTTATCTGTTTTaattcatcaaaacaaaaattatttatttgtcttatgtgaaaaaaataatatataacatagcAACCCAACTTTTTCGGAAATATCTCATGCAATCCtccattaattttatttcactcaTCAACCTCCAGTGACAATGCATTGAAAATATTCtttaaagttttttaataaagatataTCACTGAAAATCAATGATATGTCCTCTTTTATGGTCAGTATTTActgataaataacaaataataatttaaaatttttgaaacaagTTATGACTAATCCAAGAGTTTTAACTAtacaatttcattaaaaaaataaaaattaataaaaattaaacaccattattaaaaaaacagatCATCAGTTATTTATTCTCATGAAAAATTGTAGTTTCAAAAACCAGTGAATTTTTTTGGTAgataaattagttatttataaGGGGgtgaaaaagtaaaataaattatttttaaaagattttacaggggtataaatacaaaaatccaGCAAAAGAAATCAGACAAAAACGATAAAGCTCGACTGAAAAGCCTTCAATTTCACGAGGGATCCAAATCCCAGCCCCATCTCTCACCAAGctcctcttcctctttctcGCCGGCCGCCATGGCCGAGACCTGCAACCCTCGCCGTCTCCCATGGCTCATCAAGTCTTGCATCCCCGATCCTCGCCGTGAAGCCGCCAAACTCCCATCGGGAACTCGTCCTCCGCCCACCGTCACCTCCACCGCTGCATCTCCATCGATCTCGTCCCTCCCCGACGATCTCCTTCTCGAGATCCTCTCCCGAGTTCCCCAACCCTCGATCCCATCCCTCTCCCTCGTCTGCCGCCGCTTTGCTCTCCTCCTCGACTCCCCGTCCTTTTACGCCCTCCGCCGCTCCCACGGCCTTCTCCGCCCTGCTCTTCACGCCCTTTCTGTCCCTCTCCTTCCGAGCTCTTCCCTGCTTCTCTGATGATCTTATCCTCGTCCTGGGATCTCCCTTTTCGGCCCCATTCCCATCCCCATCGAGATCCCTGACGGATCCCTCGCCCACGCCCGTGCTGTCACTCTCGGCCGCTCCATCTACCTCATCGGCCGCGGCGCCACTCTCCGCTTCGACGCCTGGACCGGCGCAGTCTCCTCCCGCTCCCCACCCTCATTCCTCGCAAAAAGTTCGCCGCTGCCGCCATCGCAGGTCGCATCTACGTCGCCGGTGGCGCCGCCCGATCCTCCGCCGTGGAAGAGTACGATCCCGACCTCGACTCCTGGCGCATCATCTCCGACGCCCCGAGACGCCGCTACGGCTGCGTCGGCGCCACCGCCTCCGGCGTCTTCTACGTCATCGGCGGACTCATCGTCGGCTCCTCCCCACGTGCCGGGAGGCTGGACGCGCACGTGTGGGCGGGCACGATGGACACGTACGAGGTGGAGACGGGGGTGTGGGGGAGCCGCCGCGCCGCGTCAGTGCCCGGCGGTGGCTGCGTCGTCGGCGCTTGCGGCGCCGGCTCGCACGTGTACGTCCTTGCGAGCCACGCCGTCGAGGTCTCATTCTGGAGGTGGGACGCCGGGAAGGGACGCCGAGGTGACTGGCTTCGACTTGAGCCGCCGCCGATCACGGCACACCTTCGGCTCGGCGGCGCGGCGAGGTTCTGCTGTTCCGCGCTGGGACAGGATAAGATCGTGGCGTTAGTCCACG
It includes:
- the LOC120263147 gene encoding F-box/kelch-repeat protein At5g26960-like, which translates into the protein MAETCNPRRLPWLIKSCIPDPRREAAKLPSGTRPPPTVTSTAASPSISSLPDDLLLEILSRVPQPSIPSLSLVCRRFALLLDSPSFYALRRSHGLLRPALHALSFAAAAIAGRIYVAGGAARSSAVEEYDPDLDSWRIISDAPRRRYGCVGATASGVFYVIGGLIVGSSPRAGRLDAHVWAGTMDTYEVETGVWGSRRAASVPGGGCVVGACGAGSHVYVLASHAVEVSFWRWDAGKGRRGDWLRLEPPPITAHLRLGGAARFCCSALGQDKIVALVHVSSDASRRRGSTDGVVLVYDIVKGEWNRGPDLPVGFRRAALACVEC